Within the Streptobacillus felis genome, the region TTACGCAAATAAAGATAGAAAATTACCTGTAATATCATCTTTAATTGCAATAGGAGTAAATATTACATTAGATTTTTTATTATATAAAAAATACACACATAGAGGTTTAACATTTGCAACTACTTTTTCAGCAATGATAAATTATATTATTTTACTAATTTCATTAAAAACAAGATATTCTGATATTAGTTTAATAAAATATATGAAATTTTTAATTATTTCTTTAGTTTATTCTATATTGTGTATATTTATTATAGAAAAATTTATTCACATAGATAATGCAAATATTGAAATAATAACTAAGTTACTAACATTTATTATTCTATATTTTTCTTTTTTATCTATAAAGTATTTAAAAGATAAGAAACAAATATTGGACAAATAATAGTATTAGAGGTGATATAAATGGAAAATTTATTAAAAAGATTGGAAAAATTTGTAGTTGAAAGAGACTGGAATAAATTTCACACACCAGAGAATCTTTCAAAATCAATTATAATAGAAGCTGCAGAATTATTAGAAAACTTTCAATGGGGTGAAGTATCATATGACAGTGAAAATGTAGAAGAAGAAATTGCTGATATTATGATATATTGTTTACATTTAACTAATGTTTTAGGATTAGATCCATTAGAAATAATAAATAAAAAAATGGATAAAAATGAAATTAGATTTGATAAGGTGAAAAAATGATTAAAGTGAATAAGCATATTTTATTATTAATTGCTGGTATTCTATGGTTAATTGCTGGATCAAGTGTATTAAAAATTGGGATAACAACAGAAATAAGATGGACACCTATTTTAGTTGCTTTATCATTAATTATTTTTTATATTTTTAATAAAAATATTTTTTCTAAATTAGTGGTAAAACATACACATAGAATTATGAGTTATAAAGAAGAAAAAAAGGAATTATATTTGTTCTTTGATAAAAGTTCATATATAATAATGT harbors:
- a CDS encoding nucleotide pyrophosphohydrolase; its protein translation is MENLLKRLEKFVVERDWNKFHTPENLSKSIIIEAAELLENFQWGEVSYDSENVEEEIADIMIYCLHLTNVLGLDPLEIINKKMDKNEIRFDKVKK